One Setaria viridis chromosome 7, Setaria_viridis_v4.0, whole genome shotgun sequence genomic region harbors:
- the LOC117863748 gene encoding uncharacterized protein yields MEEPVELTFQDLREITDDFSEERIVGAGGFGIVYKGVTKHGVDVAVKILRRGSNPDLDFKQFQNEFYNLMKVKHENIVQFLGYCYDIETTRSECNGIIVRIEEIHGALCFEYMHNGSLKNHLSDESSRLDWHTRYKIIKGTCEGLRYIHQTESLLHLDLKPDNILLDQDMVPKIADFGLSKIFGDDLTRTTKSPLGTPGFQPPEFIDKGEISEKFDIFSLGVIIIKIVSGPEGYPKCQYMPSEEFIDQVKGNWRKRWQTSSIDSLLESAWCRQVETCTKIALLNCLEKDSQKRPHIVKIINMLNETETNNYEERQIFQPPENGHKTVCGTTRHNKMELIEEHKVITDVGEDLIVGRGEEENKIVASLLESIKSAKIVILPIYGIGGIGKTTFAKLIYNHTNFKYYSHVWVYVSQRFDLKEIGKSIDSQLSGEENQANEQLISKEILIVLDDFWEDNPIKIEELKDMLYRGDSIKTVIVLVTTRSADIAQKICRNIEPYQIESLTDEMCWDIIKEKSGLKGVHGKENENLVDIGKKIAQKCGGVALAAQTLGFMLRSIKHDEWITVKNSDIWNETISEDTSLPQHVLASLKLSYAFSMDDFLKKCFTYCAIFPKGHRIVKYDLIYQWISLGFIMPTKILSTLQLCEKYIVRLLGLTFLQHSTSAKTYGTYGEHDTFFTMHDLVHDLAVSVLGDRILYQSKQGNDGGSICRYALLHDSSKPLESWTTFPDRLWALHFLNCQWIDVHGAAFELGESLRVLDLSECSIQKLPDSIGLLKRLRYLNAPRIREQMLPECITKLSKLMYLSLRGSCYILELPESIGEMEGLVHLDLSGCLGIKTLPASFGNLTSLEHVDFANCKNVTGVSKCLASFTKLQHLNLSNCESIGDLPRAFGSLTELQYLNLSDSSYLSGRKLTMPEYLGSLTKLKYLNLSSSNIYVNLSPGNQQHQLA; encoded by the exons ATGGAAGAACCAGTGGAGCTAACGTTTCAGGATTTACGAGAAATTACAGATGATTTCTCGGAGGAGCGGATAGTTGGGGCAGGAGGATTTGGAATAGTTTACAAG GGAGTGACTAAACATGGAGTGGATGTTGCTGTAAAGATACTTCGTCGTGGCAGTAATCCAGATCTTGACTTCAAGCAGTTTCAAAACGAGTTTTATAACCTCATGAAGGTCAAGCATGAAAATATTGTACAATTTCTTGGTTATTGCTATGATATAGAGACAACACGTAGCGAATGCAATGGAATAATAGTGCGTATTGAGGAGATACATGGGGCACTCTGCTTTGAGTATATGCACAATGGGAGCCTTAAAAATCATCTTTCTG ATGAGTCTTCCAGACTTGACTGGCATACACGGTACAAAATTATTAAAGGAACATGTGAAGGTTTAAGATATATTCATCAGACAGAATCTCTTCTACACCTAGACCTAAAACCTGACAACATATTACTAGATCAGGACATGGTGCCAAAGATTGCGGACTTTGGTTTATCCAAGATCTTTGGTGATGATCTAACAAGGACAACAAAAAGTCCTTTAGGAACACC TGGATTCCAGCCACCAGAATTCATCGACAAAGGAGAAATCTCAGAAAAGTTCGACATATTCAGCTTGGGTGTCATAATAATAAAGATAGTGTCAGGACCAGAAGGCTACCCCAAATGCCAATACATGCCTTCGGAAGAATTTATTGATCAG GTCAAAGGAAACTGGAGGAAGAGATGGCAGACAAGCAGTATCGATTCCTTACTTGAATCAGCATGGTGCCGCCAAGTAGAGACATGCACTAAAATAGCATTATTGAACTGCTTGGAGAAAGATAGCCAAAAAAGGCCTCATATTGTCAAGATCATCAATATGTTAAATGAGACAGAAACTAATAATTATGAG GAGAGACAGATTTTTCAGCCTCCCGAGAATGGACACAAAACTGTGTGCGGGACGACAAGGCATAATAAGATGGAGCTGATAGAGGAACATAAAGTGATCACTGATGTTGGGGAAGATCTAATTGTAGGCAGGGGCgaagaggaaaataaaatagTGGCTTCTTTACTTGAGAGCATCAAGTCAGCGAAGATCGTCATCCTTCCTATATATGGTATTGGAGGAATTGGCAAGACAACCTTTGCGAAACTAATTTACAATCATACAAATTTCAAATATTACTCTCACGTCTGGGTCTATGTGTCCCAGAGATTTGACTTAAAGGAAATTGGTAAATCTATAGATTCACAGCTATCTGGGGAGGAGAACCAAGCTAATGAGCAGCTAATAAGTAAGGAAATTCTGATTGTCTTAGATGATTTTTGGGAGGATAATCCAATTAAAATAGAGGAGTTGAAGGATATGCTATATCGTGGTGATAGCATTAAAACAGTCATTGTTTTAGTAACTACACGGAGTGCAGACATTGCCCAGAAAATTTGCAGAAACATTGAACCATATCAGATAGAGTCCTTGACAGATGAAATGTGCTGGGATATAATTAAAGAGAAAAGTGGTTTGAAGGGTGTACATggcaaagaaaatgaaaatttggtGGATATAGGAAAAAAGATTGCCCAGAAGTGTGGAGGTGTGGCCTTAGCAGCTCAAACTCTTGGATTCATGTTGCGGTCCATCAAACACGATGAATGGATCACAGTGAAAAACAGTGATATCTGGAATGAAACTATTTCAGAGGATACCTCTTTGCCGCAACATGTTCTTGCATCCTTGAAATTAAGTTATGCTTTCAGTATGGATGACTTCTTGAAGAAATGTTTTACCTATTGTGCAATCTTCCCAAAGGGTCACCGGATAGTTAAATATGATCTAATCTACCAATGGATTTCTCTAGGTTTCATTATGCCTACGAAAATATTGTCCACCTTGCAGCTCTGTGAGAAGTATATTGTGCGCCTGCTGGGACTGACTTTCCTTCAACATTCAACATCAGCAAAG ACTTATGGAACGTATGGTGAACATGACACCTTCTTCACTATGCACGACCTGGTGCATGACTTGGCAGTTTCAGTCCTTGGTGACAGAATTCTATATCAGAGCAAACAAGGCAACGATGGGGGGAGCATCTGCCGCTATGCATTGCTCCATGACAGTAGCAAGCCACTAGAGTCATGGACGACTTTTCCTGACAGGCTATGGGCACTGCATTTTCTGAACTGTCAGTGGATCGATGTACATGGTGCTGCATTTGAACTTGGTGAGTCCTTGCGAGTGTTGGATTTAAGCGAGTGCTCGATACAGAAGTTGCCAGATTCTATTGGTCTACTGAAGAGGTTGAGGTATCTTAATGCTCCAAGGATCCGGGAACAGATGCTTCCAGAATGCATCACTAAGCTCTCGAAGTTGATGTATCTCAGTCTTCGCGGATCTTGTTACATCCTAGAACTACCAGAGTCGATTGGGGAAATGGAAGGTCTGGTGCATCTTGATTTATCAGGTTGCTTGGGAATAAAAACACTGCCAGCATCATTTGGTAATCTTACAAGTTTGGAGCATGTGGattttgcaaattgcaaaaaTGTCACAGGAGTATCAAAATGCCTGGCTAGCTTTACAAAACTGCAACATTTGAACTTATCAAACTGTGAAAGTATTGGAGACTTACCAAGAGCATTTGGCAGCCTCACAGAATTGCAATACTTGAACTTATCAGACAGCTCATACCTTTCTGGAAGAAAACTTACTATGCCAGAGTACCTGGGCTCACTCACCAAACTCAAATATCTAAACCTGTCTTCAAGTAATATCTATGTAAACCTGTCCCCAGGCAATCAACAGCATCAGCTCGCCTGA
- the LOC117863752 gene encoding uracil phosphoribosyltransferase, with amino-acid sequence MSRNEETLLPSIYLNKLPAKFPDGCHIFLMDPMLATGGTMAAAVNLIEDHGANIEQITVISAITCPPAIENLRQLFPVPRDLRVCRCG; translated from the exons ATGAGCAGGAATGAGGAAACGCTGCTGCCATCAATTTACCTGAACAA GCTGCCTGCTAAATTCCCAGATGGATGCCACATCTTCCTCATGGATCCAATGCTTGCAACCG GTGGAACAATGGCGGCAGCAGTCAACCTGATCGAGGATCATGGAGCTAACATCGAGCAGATAACAGTT ATATCCGCAATCACTTGCCCTCCTGCCATCGAAAACCTCAGGCAATTATTCCCAGTTCCCAGG GATTTGCGTGTATGTCGCTGCGGTTGA
- the LOC117863751 gene encoding uncharacterized protein, with translation MRDCHWQAHCARGREFENAKKASRFGREAAAEGSGDRREGGREGKGISRQPAAVDRPMADWGPVIVATALFVVLTPGLLCTLPGRGRVAEFGSMHTSPIAIIVHAILYFALITIFLIAIGIHIYAG, from the coding sequence ATGCGTGACTGCCACTGGCAAGCGCACTGCGCCAGGGGGAGAGAGTTCGAGAACGCCAAAAAGGCGAGCAGATTTGGTCGGGAGGCAGCAGCAGAAGggagcggcgaccggcgagagggtgggagagaggggaaggggaTCAGCCGTCAGCCGGCGGCCGTCGACCGACCGATGGCGGACTGGGGCCCCGTGATCGTGGCGACGGCGCTGTTCGTGGTGCTCACGCCGGGGCTGCTCTGCACGCTGCCGGGGCGCGGGCGGGTGGCGGAGTTCGGCAGCATGCACACCAGCCCCATCGCCATCATCGTCCACGCCATCCTCTACTTCGCGCTCATCACCATCTTCCTCATCGCCATCGGGATCCACATCTACGCCGGGTAG
- the LOC140223459 gene encoding uncharacterized protein: MAPNLFSISKRKNRSLREAITDNAWVTDIDLQHQSFSVTHFIELQKLWNAASRLQLRLGVPDTIRWKLTADSHYNTNSAYRAQFFGSTNTNFETIIWKPWAPPKCKFFSWLAIQDRIWTADRLQRRGWASNPNCALCEATQETGLHMFTACNYTRNVWAQLSAWTRCPAIDPECWTPHDALHDWWTALAGAQVANKKGLRSLIILVLWEVWKERNARVFQHQEQSIPRLVARIRDEATTWVAAGAMHLERFLDAARRS; this comes from the coding sequence ATGGCGCCCAACCTCTTCAGCATTTCAAAAAGGAAGAACAGATCGCTGCGCGAAGCCATCACAGACAATGCTTGGGTCACAGATATTGACCTACAGCACCAGAGCTTCTCGGTCACACACTTCATCGAGCTGCAGAAACTCTGGAATGCGGCGAGCCGTCTGCAACTTCGACTAGGGGTCCCGGACACCATTCGATGGAAACTGACGGCCGACAGTCACTATAACACGAATTCAGCATACCGAGCGCAGTTCTTCGGGTCCACAAACACCAACTTCGAAACCATCATCTGGAAGCCGTGGGCGCCCCCAAAGTGTAAGTTCTTCAGCTGGCTGGCGATTCAGGACAGAATTTGGACAGCGGACCGGTTGCAACGTCGAGGATGGGCGAGCAACCCAAATTGTGCTCTCTGTGAAGCAACTCAAGAGACGGGGCTACACATGTTCACCGCATGCAATTACACAAGGAACGTCTGGGCTCAACTAAGCGCGTGGACGAGGTGCCCGGCCATTGACCCGGAATGCTGGACTCCACATGACGCTTTGCATGACTGGTGGACTGCATTAGCAGGCGCGCAGGTCGCTAACAAAAAAGGCTTGAGATCTCTCATCATCTTAGTCCTGTGGGAGGTCTGGAAAGAGCGCAATGCGCGGGTTTTCCAGCATCAGGAACAATCCATCCCCCGCTTAGTGGCTCGGATAAGGGACGAGGCAACCACGTGGGTGGCGGCAGGTGCTATGCATCTGGAGCGGTTTCTTGACGCCGCAAGGCGCAGTTGA